The proteins below are encoded in one region of Periplaneta americana isolate PAMFEO1 chromosome 11, P.americana_PAMFEO1_priV1, whole genome shotgun sequence:
- the LOC138709404 gene encoding larval cuticle protein A2B-like — MAFKLIVLAALVAVSQAGYLGAPAVVAPAAPLAYGAYAAPVAKAIAPVAVDTDYDPHPQYSYAYDIQDALTGDAKSQQESRDGDVVQGSYSLVEPDGTVRTVEYTADPVNGFNAVVHKTPLAAPVAKVAVAAPVAHVAAPFAHVAAPVAKVAAPFAYGGLGYAARPYYG, encoded by the exons ATGGCTTTCAAG CTCATCGTTCTTGCCGCCCTTGTGGCTGTGTCTCAAGCTGGATACCTCGGCGCTCCCGCCGTCGTGGCACCTGCCGCCCCCTTGGCTTATGGCGCTTACGCCGCCCCCGTTGCCAAGGCAATCGCTCCCGTAGCCGTCGACACCGACTACGATCCCCATCCTCAGTACAGCTACGCTTACGACATCCAGGACGCTCTGACCGGTGACGCCAAGAGCCAGCAGGAATCTCGCGACGGAGACGTCGTCCAGGGCAGCTACAGCCTTGTGGAGCCCGACGGCACTGTGCGCACCGTCGAGTACACCGCTGATCCCGTCAACGGATTCAACGCCGTCGTACATAAGACACCCCTCGCTGCTCCCGTCGCTAAGGTTGCTGTCGCCGCCCCCGTTGCCCATGTAGCCGCACCCTTCGCTCATGTAGCCGCCCCCGTCGCTAAGGTCGCTGCCCCCTTCGCATACGGAGGTCTGGGCTATGCTGCTCGCCCCTACTACGGTTAG
- the LOC138709384 gene encoding larval cuticle protein A2B-like translates to MAYKFVVLAALVAVARAGLIGAPAVVAPGAPLAYGAPAVARVAAPVAVAHAPLAYAAPVAKAVAPVAVDTDYDPNPQYSYAYDIQDALTGDAKSQQESRSGDVVQGSYSLVEPDGTVRTVEYTADPVNGFNAVVHKTPLAAPVAKVAAPVAVAAPVARVAAPLAVAAPVARVAAPLAVAAPVARVAAPFGYAAGVHAKAIYG, encoded by the exons ATGGCATACAAG TTCGTCGTCCTCGCCGCCCTCGTGGCCGTCGCCCGTGCCGGGCTCATCGGCGCTCCCGCCGTTGTCGCCCCTGGCGCTCCCCTCGCTTATGGCGCCCCCGCCGTGGCTAGAGTAGCCGCCCCCGTGGCAGTCGCTCATGCCCCCCTCGCCTACGCCGCCCCCGTCGCTAAGGCCGTCGCCCCTGTCGCCGTCGACACCGACTACGACCCCAACCCCCAGTACAGCTACGCCTACGACATCCAGGACGCTCTGACCGGTGACGCCAAGAGCCAGCAGGAGAGCCGCAGCGGAGACGTCGTCCAGGGCAGCTACAGCCTGGTTGAGCCCGACGGCACTGTGCGCACCGTCGAATACACTGCTGACCCCGTCAACGGATTCAACGCCGTCGTTCACAAGACCCCCCTCGCCGCCCCCGTCGCTAAGGTCGCCGCTCCCGTGGCTGTCGCCGCCCCCGTCGCCCGCGTTGCTGCTCCCCTCGCTGTCGCCGCCCCCGTCGCCCGCGTTGCCGCTCCCCTTGCTGTCGCCGCCCCAGTCGCCCGTGTTGCCGCTCCTTTTGGCTATGCCGCTGGTGTCCACGCTAAGGCCATCTACGGTTAA